The bacterium HR34 genome includes the window AGAAAATCATTCCAGCCACTATGAGGCCTGCTATGTCACCTTTCATATAATTAAGTTATTTAATCTTATTTTTATAAATATTAACTCTTTTTATAAAAAAAATCAACCCCCTTTTGAAAGGAAGTGAAAAATTCTATCCACAGTTTTTATTGTTTTTTCTCGCTTATTCTGTTTTTCCATTCACGAAGGATTTCTGCTGCAATATCTTTTCCTCCCAAACCAAAAGCTAATCCTCCTGCTATTACTAAAAACGCAACTAAACCTTTGTATAGTATAATCAATGGTTCTGACTCTATTCCTATTTGCTTTAATATTATAACTATTGCAACTAACCATACAAACCATCTTATTCCAGTCTCTACAACTTTTCCATAAGCCAAATTTAATCCCTCTACCCACATTCTTCCAATTTTAGACAAATAATTCCCTATAACAGCTGCCAATATAAACATTATGATGGCGGCTATTATATTAGGCAACCATGATACTACCTTTTCCAAAAAATTAGAAAATTCTTTGAACCCAAGAAGGTCTACTGCTGCAAACAAGAATATTATTATTAAGATCCATTTAACAATAGAACCTATCAATGCTGATGGATCTACTTTCCATTCTGATTTTTCTAAAATTTTTGTCCATCCTATCTTTTCGAAAAGATGATTGAATTTTATTACCTCCAAAATTCTGCTTACAAATTTTCCCATTAAAGCAGATATAAAAACTCCTATTGCAAAAACTATAATTGCTCCAATAATTGATGGTAAGTATCCTAAAATTTGCGACCCTAATTGATTAAAAGTTTGAGTTAAAGGGTCTACAAACGCATTAACTCCTACACTGTTGATGTGTTCCATAGTTTTTATTTTAATAATTTTAATTAAGAAATTTTTAAAACGACCTTTATTAAAATAATTGTCTCATACTGAAAATACCTGTCAATAAAAAAAATTAAAACTTATTTCTTGAAATTGTTTTAATGTGCTAAAATATATTAGAAACATATTTATTTACGGTAAATAAAATGCAAGTTCTGGAATTAGTTTCTCATAAAAAATCAAATACCTTTATATCAGATGTTTTTAGTCTTGAAGATGAAAATCTAAATTTTTTTCTAGTTGGTAAATACAAAATTTCAGACAAAAAAGATATTGAATCTAAGATTTTAAACAACATCGCCTTACTTGCGAATGAAATTTTACACTTAAAAATACCTAACCCAGAAGAACTTTTTTATTATATGCTTTCTAAAATAAACGAACACCTTATTAACTTATCAAAAATTCAAAAAATAGATTTTTTAAAAAATTTGTCTTTGGCTTTGGTTTTAATTGACTTTTCTTCTCAAGAATATAAAATTTTGTTTTCCAAAAAGGGCGATATTAAAATTTTATTGAAAAATGAAAAAGAAATTTTGGATTTATCAGAAAACTTTGAGGAGATATCTTTTTCTCAAGATTTTTTTAAAAACATAGGAGTTGGTGCTGTCAGCCCTGGCAATGTTTTATTTGTGTTAACTAATGAATTTATTGTAAACTTGCAGGAGAAAGATTTAGATGAAGAGTTTTTTTCTTGTGATAATTGGATTGATTTTTGGAAATTTTCAAAGTTTTACAAAAAGAAAATTTTAAGCAATTCTGAATCTTGTGGAATAATTGCAATTTTTACAGAAGAAAAACTTCTAAGATCACTAAAAGAAAGACAAAGTTTTCTTAAAAAGATGTTTTTTAGTAAAATAGGTTTGATAATAGTTTTTATAATAATTTTATTAATCGGGTTTTTTTATAATCATTTTATTAACAAAACTTAAAAACTCCCCTGTTTTAAGGGGAGTCTTTAAGCCATCTTTTGATTTTGATTTAGATTATCTCAACTCTGCTTTTCCTCCTGCTGCTTCAATTTTCTTTTTGATTTCTTCTGCTTCTTCTTTCTTAACTCCTTGTTTTAAAACTTGTTCGCCTTTAGCTAAACTGTCAACAAAGTCTTTTGCTTCTTTCAATCCCTTACCTGTTACATCTCTTACTACTTTTATCATTTCAATTTTCTTATCGCCTGCTGATGTAATTACAACATCAAAACTTGTTTTCTCTTCACCACCCTCTTTTGTTTCGCCTGCTGTTCCACCTGCTGCTGGAGCCGCTGCTACTGCAACAGCCGCTTGCGCAGATACACCAAATTTCTTTTCCAATATTTTAACTAACTCTGCAAGATCTAAAACTGTCATTTTCTCAATTTCTTCTACTATGTTTTTGAATT containing:
- the rplL gene encoding 50S ribosomal protein L7/L12; the protein is MADEQKTEENQEQEVQVPEKFKNIVEEIEKMTVLDLAELVKILEKKFGVSAQAAVAVAAAPAAGGTAGETKEGGEEKTSFDVVITSAGDKKIEMIKVVRDVTGKGLKEAKDFVDSLAKGEQVLKQGVKKEEAEEIKKKIEAAGGKAELR